One Mycolicibacterium parafortuitum DNA segment encodes these proteins:
- the dprA gene encoding DNA-processing protein DprA: protein MDESERTAWAYLSRVAEPPNPKLSELIAAEGVIVAAERIRRRDADPKLLRATEARYELDCARADLDVLDRMGGRLLTDRDDEWPHGAFAAFRGADRDKRPDARAPLVLWVLGPSRLCDIAERSAAIVGTRAATSYGEFVAADLAAGLVERDVAVISGGAYGIDGAAHRAALSCDGETVAVLAAGLDVPYPAGHSALLHRVGKHGLLVSEYPPGMRPTRRQFLTRNRLVAALGRATIVVEAGVRSGAANTAGWAHALGRPVCAVPGPITSASSVGCHELLKRRDVTLVTRAADVVEVAGRCGELAPDLDRPTTGLDDLSDEELAVFEALPGRGMRTVDEIAVTAGIPATEVLGPLTMLNVRGLATQENGCWKLAKSWRPAPRPPLV from the coding sequence ATGGACGAGTCCGAGCGGACGGCCTGGGCGTACCTGTCCCGCGTCGCCGAACCGCCCAACCCGAAGCTGTCCGAGCTGATCGCCGCCGAGGGAGTGATCGTGGCCGCTGAGCGCATCCGCCGACGCGATGCCGACCCGAAGCTGCTGCGAGCGACCGAGGCCCGATATGAACTCGACTGCGCCCGTGCCGATCTCGACGTCCTGGATCGGATGGGTGGGCGCCTGCTCACCGACCGCGACGACGAGTGGCCGCACGGCGCGTTCGCCGCGTTCCGGGGAGCGGACCGCGACAAACGGCCCGACGCGCGGGCTCCGCTGGTGCTGTGGGTGCTCGGGCCTTCCCGGCTGTGTGACATCGCCGAGCGCAGCGCGGCGATCGTCGGGACGCGCGCGGCGACGTCCTACGGCGAGTTCGTCGCGGCCGATCTGGCGGCCGGGCTGGTCGAACGCGACGTCGCGGTCATCTCAGGCGGCGCGTACGGGATCGACGGCGCCGCCCACCGCGCCGCGCTGTCCTGCGACGGGGAGACGGTCGCCGTGCTGGCCGCCGGACTCGACGTCCCCTATCCCGCAGGGCATTCCGCGCTGCTGCACCGGGTCGGCAAGCACGGCCTGCTGGTCAGTGAGTATCCGCCCGGCATGCGACCGACGCGCCGGCAGTTCCTCACCCGCAACCGGCTGGTCGCCGCGCTGGGCAGGGCGACGATCGTCGTCGAGGCCGGGGTACGCAGCGGCGCCGCCAACACCGCGGGCTGGGCCCACGCGCTGGGCCGGCCGGTGTGCGCGGTGCCAGGACCGATCACGTCGGCGTCTTCGGTGGGATGCCACGAGTTGCTCAAGCGGCGCGACGTCACGCTCGTCACCCGGGCCGCCGACGTCGTCGAGGTGGCAGGGCGGTGCGGTGAGCTCGCTCCGGACCTGGACCGTCCGACCACCGGGTTGGACGATCTCAGCGATGAGGAACTGGCGGTGTTCGAGGCATTGCCCGGACGCGGGATGCGCACTGTGGACGAGATCGCCGTCACTGCCGGGATACCCGCGACCGAGGTGCTCGGACCGCTGACCATGCTCAACGTCCGCGGACTGGCCACCCAGGAGAACGGATGCTGGAAGCTCGCCAAAAGCTGGCGCCCTGCGCCGCGACCGCCGCTCGTATAG
- a CDS encoding YifB family Mg chelatase-like AAA ATPase, translating into MALGRAFAVAVRGVDGELVEIEADIGNGLPGVHLVGLGDAALKESRDRVRAAITNCKFSWPQARLTLALSPATLPKAGSLYDLALAAAVLSAQDKEDWPRLEKTVLLGELALDGRVRPVHGVLPAVLTAAHQGWPAVVVPVENLAEASLVDGIEVWGVRTLRQLHAWLAGKGRLAGRVDGRPPEPEVPADLADVVGQAQARFAVEVAAAGGHNLMMTGPPGVGKTMLAQRLPGLLPPLSHKDALEVTAIHSVAGLLAGDTPLITRPPFVAPHHTSSVVALVGGGSGMARPGALSRAHRGVLFLDEFPEINSGALEALRTPLEDGEIRLARRDGVARYHCRIQLVLAANLCPCAPPDPRDCVCGAAERRRYRTKLSGPLVDRVDLRVEMHASREGTFNDEEGESTAVVRERVWAARDAAAERWRPYGFSTNAEVSGALLRREFRLGAEAMKPLRTAVDRGRLSIRGRDRTLRVAWSLCDLAGRVAPTREDVATAMSFRGVGEP; encoded by the coding sequence ATGGCGCTCGGGCGGGCGTTCGCGGTGGCGGTGCGCGGGGTCGACGGGGAGCTGGTCGAGATCGAGGCCGACATCGGCAACGGGCTCCCCGGCGTGCATCTGGTCGGCTTGGGCGATGCGGCGCTCAAGGAGTCGAGGGACCGGGTGCGCGCGGCGATCACCAACTGCAAGTTCAGCTGGCCCCAGGCGCGGCTGACGCTCGCGTTGTCCCCGGCGACGCTGCCCAAGGCGGGGTCGCTGTACGACCTCGCGCTGGCCGCGGCGGTGCTCTCGGCCCAGGACAAGGAGGACTGGCCCCGGTTGGAGAAGACGGTGCTGCTGGGCGAACTCGCGCTCGACGGGCGGGTGCGGCCCGTGCACGGGGTGTTACCCGCGGTGCTCACGGCGGCGCATCAGGGCTGGCCCGCGGTGGTGGTGCCGGTCGAGAACCTGGCCGAGGCCAGCCTCGTCGACGGTATCGAGGTCTGGGGGGTGCGCACGCTGAGGCAGTTGCACGCCTGGCTGGCGGGTAAGGGAAGGCTGGCGGGGCGTGTCGACGGACGGCCGCCCGAGCCGGAGGTACCGGCGGATCTCGCCGACGTCGTGGGGCAGGCGCAGGCGCGGTTCGCCGTGGAGGTGGCCGCCGCCGGCGGGCACAACCTGATGATGACCGGGCCGCCGGGGGTCGGTAAAACGATGCTGGCGCAACGCCTTCCCGGACTGCTTCCGCCGCTGTCCCACAAGGATGCGTTGGAGGTGACCGCGATCCATTCGGTCGCCGGCCTGCTGGCCGGTGACACCCCGCTGATCACCCGGCCGCCGTTCGTCGCGCCCCACCACACCTCCAGCGTCGTCGCACTGGTCGGCGGTGGCTCCGGCATGGCGCGACCGGGAGCGCTCAGCCGCGCCCACCGCGGTGTGCTGTTCCTCGACGAGTTCCCGGAGATCAACAGCGGCGCACTGGAGGCGCTACGAACGCCGTTGGAAGACGGCGAGATCCGGCTGGCGCGCCGCGACGGTGTCGCGCGGTACCACTGCCGCATCCAGCTGGTGCTCGCGGCCAACCTGTGCCCGTGCGCACCGCCGGATCCGCGGGATTGCGTATGTGGCGCCGCCGAACGGCGGCGCTACCGCACCAAGTTGTCGGGCCCGCTGGTCGACCGGGTGGACCTGCGCGTCGAGATGCACGCGTCCCGCGAAGGCACCTTCAACGATGAGGAGGGCGAGTCCACCGCTGTTGTCCGCGAACGGGTCTGGGCCGCGCGGGACGCCGCGGCAGAACGCTGGCGCCCGTACGGGTTCAGCACCAACGCCGAGGTCAGCGGTGCACTACTACGCCGCGAGTTCCGGTTGGGAGCCGAGGCGATGAAACCGCTGCGCACCGCCGTCGACCGGGGCCGACTCAGCATTCGCGGCCGCGACCGCACCCTGCGGGTGGCGTGGTCGTTGTGCGATCTCGCCGGTCGCGTGGCGCCGACCAGAGAGGACGTCGCCACCGCGATGAGCTTCCGCGGTGTGGGGGAGCCGTGA
- a CDS encoding YraN family protein has product MTRTESRAEIGALGERLAADYLQGLGLRVLDRNWRCRHGELDIVVADDAARAVVFVEVKTRTSDRFGGVAEAVTVAKVRRLRRLAGLWLAGQSVTWESVRIDVVTVRIGRGRAPELTHIEGVG; this is encoded by the coding sequence ATGACGAGAACAGAGAGTCGCGCCGAGATCGGGGCGTTGGGCGAGCGGTTGGCGGCCGACTACCTCCAAGGGCTGGGGCTGCGGGTGCTCGACCGCAACTGGCGGTGCCGCCACGGTGAGTTGGACATCGTCGTGGCCGACGATGCCGCGCGGGCGGTGGTGTTCGTCGAGGTGAAGACGCGCACCAGCGATCGGTTCGGCGGTGTCGCCGAGGCGGTGACGGTGGCGAAGGTGCGCCGGTTACGACGACTGGCCGGGCTGTGGCTCGCGGGGCAGAGCGTCACCTGGGAATCGGTGCGTATCGACGTCGTCACCGTCCGGATCGGGCGTGGCCGTGCTCCTGAGCTCACCCACATCGAGGGGGTGGGGTGA
- the aqpZ gene encoding aquaporin Z, giving the protein MSEPTLFHRLSAEFIGTFWLVFGGCGSAVFAASFTNEAGFPLGIGFAGVALAFGLTVLTGVYAFGTISGGHFNPAVTLGAALARRVEWKVLAPYWIVQVLGGLLAGAVIYVVAKGKAGWTAAGNMAANGYGAHSPGGYPLAAVIIAEIVLTFIFLLVILGATDDRAPKGFAGLAIGLTLTLIHLISIPISNTSVNPARSTGVAFFNGDGAPAQLWVFWLAPLVGAAIAGVAYPYLFGRREELADRPVRDDTLDDGRTA; this is encoded by the coding sequence ATGAGCGAGCCCACACTGTTCCATCGATTGTCTGCCGAGTTCATCGGTACGTTCTGGCTGGTCTTCGGGGGCTGCGGCAGCGCGGTGTTCGCAGCGAGTTTCACCAACGAGGCGGGATTCCCGTTGGGAATCGGCTTCGCCGGCGTGGCGCTTGCGTTCGGCCTGACCGTCCTGACCGGCGTCTACGCGTTCGGCACCATTTCGGGCGGCCACTTCAACCCGGCGGTCACGCTCGGGGCGGCGCTGGCGCGCCGCGTGGAATGGAAGGTTCTCGCACCCTATTGGATCGTGCAGGTGCTCGGCGGCCTGCTGGCAGGTGCGGTGATCTATGTCGTGGCCAAAGGAAAGGCCGGTTGGACGGCAGCGGGGAACATGGCGGCCAACGGGTACGGCGCGCACTCGCCCGGCGGATACCCGCTGGCCGCGGTGATCATCGCCGAGATCGTGCTGACGTTCATCTTCCTGCTGGTCATCCTCGGCGCCACCGACGACCGCGCACCGAAAGGGTTCGCCGGGTTGGCGATCGGCCTGACGCTGACACTCATCCACCTCATCTCCATCCCGATCTCGAACACGTCGGTCAACCCGGCGCGATCGACCGGCGTCGCGTTCTTCAACGGCGACGGTGCGCCGGCCCAGTTGTGGGTGTTCTGGCTCGCCCCGTTGGTCGGGGCGGCAATCGCCGGGGTGGCGTATCCGTACCTGTTCGGCCGGCGCGAGGAACTCGCCGACCGACCGGTGCGCGACGACACCCTCGACGACGGCCGGACCGCCTGA
- a CDS encoding DUF4344 domain-containing metallopeptidase, whose protein sequence is MIVQYQDAYWNPELQQMEMCYEFIDDAEKTFAEGGAPDPLQRAIDATDAVFFHEMGHMVVDIYDLPITGREEDVADQVAAFMLLQPGEDDRVDAESVDVLLAMADLFDMWGQAAGDPDEAAYADVHSPDQVRVYNLLCWAFGADTDGNAVIVDEGWLPEDRAVQCEAEFDQINNSWITLLAPHLKE, encoded by the coding sequence ATGATCGTGCAGTACCAGGACGCGTACTGGAATCCGGAGTTGCAGCAGATGGAGATGTGTTACGAGTTCATCGACGACGCCGAGAAGACGTTCGCCGAGGGCGGAGCACCCGACCCGCTGCAGAGGGCTATCGATGCCACCGACGCGGTGTTCTTCCACGAGATGGGCCACATGGTCGTCGATATCTACGATCTGCCCATCACCGGACGGGAAGAAGACGTGGCCGATCAGGTCGCGGCTTTCATGCTGCTGCAGCCGGGCGAAGACGACCGAGTCGACGCCGAATCCGTCGACGTGTTGTTGGCGATGGCGGATCTGTTCGACATGTGGGGCCAGGCCGCCGGCGACCCCGACGAAGCCGCCTACGCCGACGTGCATTCACCCGATCAGGTGCGGGTGTACAACCTGCTGTGCTGGGCGTTCGGCGCCGACACCGACGGCAATGCGGTGATCGTGGACGAAGGCTGGTTGCCCGAGGACCGGGCCGTCCAATGCGAGGCCGAGTTCGACCAGATCAACAATTCCTGGATCACCCTGCTCGCGCCGCATCTCAAGGAGTAG
- a CDS encoding DUF1206 domain-containing protein — translation MAVRSSGGSMPRSLHGAADRATDSNALEKLARAGFAASGVLHLLVAFIIARLAFLGAGAGGGGNADQSGALATVAGQTGGAVMLWVIAVGLVALGLWYLAEAILGSKPKERGEDKTGWKRLKPLGLAVVNFAIAFSAARFAMGSGQSNAQQNAGMSAQLMQSGWGKALLIAIGIGVAAVGAYHVYKGASEKFLDELRGSHGTSVTAIGVTGYVAKGIVLGGAGLLVVFATLKADPAKASGLDAAVKTLGEAPFGKFLLIAAAAGIAAYGLYSFVRSRYGRM, via the coding sequence ATGGCCGTCCGGAGTTCAGGCGGGTCGATGCCCCGCTCATTGCACGGCGCCGCCGACCGCGCCACCGACAGCAACGCGCTGGAGAAGCTGGCCCGGGCCGGGTTCGCCGCCAGCGGCGTGCTGCATCTTCTGGTCGCGTTCATCATCGCCCGACTGGCCTTCCTCGGCGCCGGTGCCGGCGGCGGCGGAAACGCCGACCAATCCGGGGCGCTGGCCACCGTGGCCGGTCAAACCGGCGGCGCGGTAATGCTCTGGGTCATCGCCGTGGGTCTGGTCGCGCTCGGGCTGTGGTACCTCGCCGAGGCGATCCTGGGCTCCAAGCCCAAAGAGCGGGGCGAGGACAAGACCGGCTGGAAACGCCTCAAGCCCCTCGGGCTCGCGGTGGTCAACTTCGCGATCGCGTTCTCGGCCGCCAGGTTCGCCATGGGAAGCGGGCAGTCCAACGCCCAGCAGAACGCCGGGATGTCGGCTCAGCTCATGCAATCGGGTTGGGGCAAGGCCCTGCTGATCGCCATCGGTATCGGAGTCGCCGCGGTCGGCGCCTATCACGTGTACAAGGGCGCCTCCGAGAAGTTCCTCGACGAACTTCGCGGATCCCACGGCACGTCCGTGACCGCGATCGGCGTCACCGGTTACGTCGCCAAGGGCATCGTGCTCGGCGGCGCCGGACTGCTGGTCGTCTTCGCGACGCTGAAGGCCGACCCGGCCAAGGCCTCCGGCCTGGACGCCGCGGTCAAGACGCTCGGAGAGGCGCCGTTCGGCAAGTTCCTGCTGATCGCGGCCGCGGCCGGGATCGCCGCGTACGGCCTGTACAGCTTCGTCAGGAGCCGCTACGGCCGGATGTGA
- a CDS encoding AMP-binding protein — MSSLVDHLRDHGDRTAVLAESTQLTYTELAERVAAFAAQLGPRRRLVLLETRNDVTTLVRYLGALAGHHVLLPVPPGRDNRHIVETYRPDVVADGSGVHVRTDGGHRLHDDLALLMSTSGSTGSPKLVRLSYANLVANARSIAEYLDIRETDRAATTLPMSYCYGLSVVHSHLLVGAALILTERSVADDGFWDLFRGHRGTSFAGVPYTFELLDRIGFATMDLPHLRYVTQAGGRMPPERVRDYAAVAERQGWLLYVMYGATEATARMAYLPAHLAYHRPNSIGIPIPGGEFSIEPLAEWTEEGTGELVYRGANVMMGYAHSVADLAAGHTLSALRTGDIARQADDGLYEVLGRRSRFVKMFGLRIDLAQLETTLRASGVRAMCTDAGERLAVVAAGAHDATEVRRLCATAAGVPASAVDTVVVDELPTLPSGKPDYPAGRALAAATRQPARADGDLRSLFAEVLQADPARIDDEASFVDLGGNSLTYVTMSLRLERALGQLPTDWPRRSIRELQNLPAPKARRWTSWGSTLETSVALRAIAIVLVVGSHAELFELWGGAHILLGVAGYNFARFCLTPLPRRVRVRHLRNTVAWIAIPSVLWVAFALVVTDDYHATNLLLANKILGPHGSMTAGRLWFVEVLVWTLLALAVLFWIPAMDRLERAHPFTLAMGFLALGMVLRYDLVGISMGNDAMFSMLAFWFFAAGWAAAKAQTVWQRAAVSAVLVVGLLGYFDDTSRLVLVLAGLALLIWLPAVRCPAGVAVVAGVIAEASLYIYLTHYQVYPLFGSHELVGVVAAIVVGITVSAAVTLARQKLRTQDQPVGAGSRSAMSPS; from the coding sequence ATGAGTTCGCTGGTCGATCACCTGCGCGATCACGGTGACCGCACCGCCGTACTGGCCGAATCGACGCAGCTCACCTACACCGAACTGGCCGAACGCGTGGCCGCGTTCGCCGCCCAGCTGGGACCGCGGCGCCGCCTGGTGCTGCTCGAAACCCGCAACGACGTCACGACGCTGGTCCGCTATCTCGGCGCCCTCGCCGGGCACCACGTGTTGCTTCCCGTTCCGCCCGGACGGGACAACCGCCACATCGTCGAGACCTACCGCCCCGACGTCGTCGCCGACGGCTCGGGCGTCCACGTCCGCACCGACGGCGGCCACCGGCTGCACGACGACCTCGCGCTGTTGATGTCCACCTCGGGCAGCACCGGCTCCCCGAAACTCGTCCGGCTCTCGTACGCCAACCTCGTCGCCAACGCCCGCTCCATCGCCGAATATCTCGACATCCGCGAAACCGACCGCGCGGCAACCACGTTGCCGATGTCGTACTGCTACGGGCTGTCCGTCGTGCACAGCCACCTGTTGGTCGGTGCGGCACTGATCCTGACGGAGCGCTCCGTCGCCGACGACGGCTTCTGGGACCTGTTCCGCGGCCACCGTGGCACGTCGTTCGCGGGTGTGCCCTACACCTTCGAACTGCTCGACCGGATCGGGTTCGCGACGATGGACCTGCCGCACCTGCGCTACGTCACCCAGGCCGGCGGCAGGATGCCGCCGGAACGGGTCAGGGACTACGCCGCCGTCGCCGAGCGCCAGGGCTGGCTGTTGTACGTGATGTACGGCGCCACCGAAGCGACCGCCCGAATGGCGTATCTCCCGGCACATCTGGCCTACCACCGGCCGAACTCGATCGGCATCCCGATCCCCGGCGGCGAGTTCTCGATCGAGCCGCTCGCCGAATGGACCGAGGAAGGCACCGGTGAACTGGTGTACCGCGGGGCCAACGTGATGATGGGCTACGCCCACTCCGTCGCCGACCTCGCCGCCGGACACACCCTCAGCGCGTTGCGCACCGGCGACATCGCCCGGCAGGCCGACGACGGCCTGTACGAAGTCCTCGGCCGCCGAAGCCGCTTCGTCAAGATGTTCGGCCTGCGCATCGACCTGGCGCAGTTGGAGACCACGCTGCGCGCCTCCGGCGTGCGCGCGATGTGCACCGATGCCGGGGAGCGCCTTGCGGTCGTCGCCGCAGGCGCGCACGACGCCACCGAGGTCCGCCGGCTCTGCGCGACGGCGGCAGGCGTCCCGGCAAGCGCGGTGGACACCGTCGTCGTCGACGAACTGCCGACGCTGCCGTCCGGTAAACCCGACTACCCCGCAGGCCGGGCCCTGGCAGCCGCGACCCGGCAACCCGCCCGGGCCGACGGCGATCTGCGCTCGCTGTTCGCCGAGGTGCTGCAGGCCGACCCCGCCCGCATCGACGACGAGGCGAGCTTCGTCGATCTCGGCGGCAACTCGCTGACCTACGTGACGATGTCGCTACGCCTCGAACGCGCCCTCGGCCAGTTGCCCACCGACTGGCCCCGGCGCTCGATCCGCGAACTGCAGAACCTGCCCGCACCGAAGGCGCGCAGGTGGACGTCCTGGGGTTCGACGCTGGAAACCAGCGTCGCCCTTCGCGCGATCGCCATCGTGCTGGTCGTCGGATCGCACGCCGAACTGTTCGAACTGTGGGGTGGTGCCCACATCCTGCTCGGCGTGGCCGGTTACAACTTCGCCAGGTTCTGCCTGACGCCGTTGCCGCGACGAGTCCGTGTCCGCCATCTGCGCAACACGGTCGCGTGGATCGCGATCCCGTCGGTGCTGTGGGTGGCGTTCGCGCTCGTCGTCACCGACGACTATCACGCGACGAATCTCTTGCTGGCCAACAAGATCCTCGGACCCCACGGCAGCATGACCGCGGGCCGGCTGTGGTTCGTCGAGGTGCTGGTGTGGACACTGCTTGCGCTGGCAGTGCTGTTCTGGATCCCGGCGATGGACCGGCTGGAACGGGCGCATCCGTTCACCCTCGCGATGGGGTTCCTGGCCCTGGGTATGGTGCTGCGCTACGACCTGGTCGGGATCTCGATGGGCAACGACGCGATGTTCTCGATGCTGGCATTCTGGTTCTTCGCGGCCGGCTGGGCGGCGGCCAAGGCCCAGACCGTGTGGCAGCGTGCCGCGGTGAGCGCAGTGCTCGTCGTGGGCCTGCTCGGATACTTCGACGACACGTCGCGCCTGGTCCTGGTCCTCGCCGGGCTGGCGCTGCTGATCTGGCTGCCCGCCGTGCGCTGCCCGGCCGGCGTCGCCGTGGTGGCCGGGGTGATCGCCGAGGCGTCGCTGTACATCTACCTGACGCACTACCAGGTCTATCCACTGTTCGGCAGCCACGAACTCGTCGGTGTCGTCGCCGCGATCGTCGTCGGCATCACGGTGTCGGCGGCCGTCACGCTGGCACGGCAGAAGCTGCGCACGCAGGATCAGCCCGTCGGCGCGGGATCGCGCTCGGCGATGAGCCCTTCCTGA